GTCGAGAGGAGTGCACATTCAAATATGAAGTCACTACTTCAAAAGTAAAATACGGTGGAATTAGTCAGAAATATACTTTGCGGGTAAAGCGAGagagcagaattttttttagcaaGCTTCTGCTGCTCAATCAGTCATGGAAGACGTGTTCGAGGCTGCGTTAATCACACTCTATTAATTCATATCTGCCTGCGATGGCCATTCCGATAGATGGAGGACAAAATGCGCATTTAGACATCATATAAGCTTGAATTTGTGCACGGGTGCTTCGCACATGGTAAGAGGCTCTTCAATGATGAAAGAATTATTTCAGGATTGTTGTCTTTCTTCGTGAGGATTATcagattaccggtaatttcaATTCTATCTGTGGCCCTTGACAGCCAAGACagaagacacccccccccccaccccccatgttaTTGAGACCGATAGCCCAAGAGTCTTGCTGCCATCTACAGACACACGATTACATTTATTGGCTCTCTGCTCAACTATACAGGTCATCCAGTCACACGGCCAGGGCAGCGAATCAAAATGAGACGTCTGCACTAAGAGCACAGATGATACATAGAATAAGGTGGCGCATGCACACGATGAGTTGTCTTCATTTCGAGGTGCTCCCAGGCCACCTCGGTAGCCGCCCCATTACAAGTGTATAGTTATAACAACTCAACTTTCCACAAGACGTTGCAGTTTATTTATAGGAAGTGTTCACAGGTCATTAATTTTGCATTAATGTTGATAGGCTTGAGGTCCTGGATCTCTTTGACCTTGCAATGTGTACAGAATGCAAACAAGTCACAGAGTTGGAAGCACCCACAATGGTTAGCTGAGTAGACAGACGACCAGAATGTATCCCAATGAGATATATATCAAGTCATGGAAAGGGAATTCACGGTCAATTCATCGATCAACCAAGTTATTTTATAAACATGACTTCTAATAGGATGAAAGAATTTATCAACAAATAAGGTCTAAGCTTTTGTTTTCAAGACACTCTTGTATTTAACAAATGTTCTGCCGCAcaataaatggaaatggaacTGCTATGAAGTCGATCAGACCCAATATCCATGATCTCAGTCAGGTTTTTAAAACTCAACCTCACGTCAACATCAAAGGCAAAGGTATGTTGCGTTATCTTTGACAATAGGTCAGATGAGGAACAAATATCTAGACTTCGCTTAGCCTGTCACAAGCGATACACAAAGAGAGACGCACAAATATTCCCGCTGGCTATTTGTCGTGCAGGCATGCAGAAATCGAATCAGCTTCCAGGAATATAAAGAGCGAAGGCGGGGCAAAGGGTGCAAAAGGCTCTCCTGTCTGAAAATAGCATACCTCTTATACCGGAGATGACGTGCAGCCAACAGACAACTGCACGGGCGGCACTGGAAAGATACTTTAGGAACGTCGTAGGCCGGCATTATTAACATAGCACTTGTGTTAGCTGTCACAGAAAAGAAGACAGCCTGTAAACAGACAGCGTCCTGCACACCTGCCCAGTGAGGAAGACGGGGGAGATCAATGGCTTTCATCAGCATGGAGCATTACTTTGGTTGTTCAAAGGCTTCCGATGTTGATTCAAAGTCATGACGATTAGACGACAAATGAAGTCAAAGGGAGGTCAGATAACCTATGTGCCACGGATGTCTTCTTGTTGGATGGGCCCTGATAAAATTGCCATGCGTGGAAGTACGTTCACTACGATGAGCACATTAACTGCGACCTCCCGCCATGAAATACAAACACACCTGCTTGTTTTGTCAACTGCAAAGACAATTGGGATTTtgctgtgtgtgttgtgttctcCCACTGTTGCGGAGTACAGCAACCGAGAttttcattgttttagttttcaaaCTTCACAGTTGAAACCAATTTTTCCACTGTAGGCGCGGGGTGTAATTTGATTTCACATTCTTTGAATGTGTAAGGGTCCATTTTCTTTCCTGCTTCTACTCGGAAATTGAACTATTGGAAGGGAGGTAATCCTGAATAGCCGCCGGGCATTTTTAACACACACTCACCAGCTGTTGAGTTGATGGAAGTGTGGAGACTGCTGCCTCCCTGTGTTTGCACCCAAGCACTGCTGCAGCCGCAGTAACATTGTTAGCATGACAAGAGGTCACAACAACACAATACGAACATAAAGCCATAGTATTGGCCGCCCTGGAATATACTGTAGGTATTGCGGTAGGGCGGCAGCCTTCACGGAAATGACTCACAATATGAACCGACAGACCCGCAGAACAGTGACATTAGGGAATTGTTTAATACACTAATGTGCCTGTAAGCCTGTGACAATCATGTAGGGGCCACTGCTTCCAGGCAAGCTGGTTTAAAGACATTTTcgagtttgttttgttaagcgAGTGGTCTGACTTTGCCACCGACAGGTGAAGGACACTTAAAAGTCACTGTTACACTGCACATTATTGAcatattttggtttggttttttggtttagttgtttttttttagatggaggATATTGACCCTTCTGTCTGGATAAACTGCTTCTCGCTTCCGACttgggaaaaaacaacaacgacaacaaaaactgaAGAAACAGTTGGATATTTATGAAATGGATATGTATTCTTGGCTAAGACAGACGACATATTTGTGATCAGAAGTTTTTGAGGAACAAGGTTATTGATGCAAAAGAATGTCAAAACTGGATTCTGAAATAGTATAAAACCATACAATTGATCATATTTTAAAATCTTAAAAAGACAATCTGCATACATCATTGATTTGTCAGGGTGCTTGGCAAAGCCACAGTAGATGCGCACAGAGGTCATTTTTGGTATCAGtggtagacaaaaaaaaacagtaaaatatAAAATCTGCGCTTTCCCTTCCGGAATGTTGGAAGGCAATACTCATTGTATCGCATCAGCCTTGCACATTAGACTAGACAAAGTGTTAAAATGCTGGCACTATTGTGTTATTACAATGATGGTGCAGTTTTGCTGGTGAGGAAGGTGCAATCAGTGTACCGTCAGTCTGGCAGATAAAGTGTCCTTGCCAACACGCTGTGGGGGTAAAAGGCTGGTCTAACCGTGGCACGTTGCTATGTGATGCCACATTGACCACTAAGGGCTCAATTACAGTCACAGCTCACAGGTAAGAGTGCTCCAGAAAATAGACATTTACAAAGTCAAAAACAGTGATACAACTTAGTGATGACAAAGGAAAAGGTCACCATGGAACACGTTTCAAATGCATGAGTGGGCAGTTAACATGGAAACGGGATGCTCCAACTGGACAAGTGGGCTTGTGAAAACGTGGAGCTGGTGCTGCTGGCAAAAAGAAATTCTCTCAACAGGCAAATCCAGCCACTACACTAACATTAGAAAACATTCACATCCAAGTAGCGTACCTTGAATATCCACACAGGGTATCCCTCACCAAATTAAATTTTCAGAGGCAATAATCCCACCAGTTTtgggggtcttttttttgtctttccatCTTTTTTCTTAGTGCTGTAATTTTGAGACTCTAATTTGAATGTCTAATTACTTCTTGTAATCTTAATTGTTTTTCCACCCGACCGCTATGACAAACTCAGATGCATCATTTAATACCTCACCTCCctcagcaagaaaaaaagcgaTGAGATATTTGAGTACGGTATGTCAACGAGGTGACTTCCTCCGTCTCCCCTGCTTCTTTAGTATGGCTCCGACTTGAGACGGCAGTACAGGCAGCACGTAAACACCATCCCTATTATCTGAATGATGCGCAGAGATGGATGGAagtaaggaaggaaggaaataagtaagtgagtgagtgagtgagtgagtgagtgagtgagtgaatgaatgaatgaatgaatgaatgaatgaatgaatgaatgaatgaatgaatgtagttcattttgtgtttggaaAAGTGACGTTTTTGCTCACCTGTACACATGCAATTCCAACACCCACCGCTCCGATGATCTTGAGGTGGTCCTGGATAAATTTCTCCAGTTTTGAGATACAGCCACCCTACATGACAAATGAAAAAGTCCTCATGCTGTAAACAGTAATGTGCGAGTACAAACGCATGTTATGTTTACGATTATTTGATTATTAATGGCACTGTGAACACCAGCACCTGGCGCAGACTCACCTCAACCTTGTAGATGTTGGAGGGGTGCCCCCCACGTCCACACAGCTCAGATGGAGTCTTACAGCAGCTGTCGGGAACCACCCGGCCATTTCCATCGCTGGAGCGGATCCAGACACTCTTTGCCCAGTCGGATGAATTGTCGCTCCCACAGCACTTGAACTGATGGGGAGACGTACGCAGAATACATAATCGCACAATAGGAGAGAAAATGAAGGGGACGAAAAAAACCCTTGACTTCTGATAGCAATTATGTTCCAAAACCCACCGAAAAAAAGTGAGCTGCTACAATCAAAATCTTCAAATGATATATGACCACTTTCTCTCAAAACTAAACCCCATGGCCTATAATCCATTAAtcgcatgcatccatccatccattcattgtaTATGGGGCATTTTCATATAGTTTGATTAATACCGGGAAAGTCATGCGCCCCTGAATTTCCTTTGAAAAATTCAATACATTTTACAGAAACGAGTACTGTTCGACTACTAGCTCTATTGGCGGGTTGAAGCTCGGCGGTAAAAATGCATAAATAACCGCGTCACATGACAAGTGAGCAAGTGGGAAAAATATGGTTTTCGTATTATTGGTTGTCATCACTCAAATGGTAATGATTGATTCTAAGAAATCAAAGAAGACATTCTAAAgtactatttttcatttttatgccaGTTCAGTTCCAATTTTATCACCAATTTACGCATAAATCCAAATACAATACCGGTAATAAAATTAAAAGGTTCATTTTTCTTGCGACTGTGGTGTAAAATAGGGCAGGTAACGATTCAGATTTCCAAAATCGATCTGATTCGATTCACAAGGGCCCGATTCAATTAGGTTTACAATACACAATTCAGGTCGATTGATTTGCAATTCGGTGAAGGATTTTACACAGTACCAATTTTACTTTCATACGGAAGACATTCTCAGAAAAAGCAAACCTGCAAATAGTAGAAACTTCTCGCGCTAACGTGGTGCATTAGAAAAAAGAAGAGTATTGATCttgggaattgaacccagtgcGGTTCCATTAATAATACATATTTCATTGAACATGACTTGATCAAAACAATAAAGAATCATTAAAAGTCCAACCACAGGGCAGGCTATGTAAATAGAGTGGCCAAAACACACTGTAAACTCATGACCAATATTTCTGCCGTGCTGTTTTGATACACTTCTCTCGCATTGAGACGAGATCTCGCATGATACGAGAAACCAAATGATTTAATGGGAAAAAGGATCGATTTATGGTTTTATGAAAGGATGTGAAAAGTAAAATCAATTTATTTGACTAATTGAAATTTTTATCCCCAGCCCCGGTTGTAAAATGACCTTAAAGTTTGTGCTCGTGCTCAGGGCCCCGCTAGGCAAATAGTTACCTCTTGTTGCAGTTTATCCACAGCACTGGTAACGTGCTCATGAGTCTTCTGTTCATACTTCTGGATCATGGTCTCCCTCAGGTTCTGTTTCAGCTCCTCATTTAACTAGCcacagacacagacaaatgTACACACAACTCACAATTGAGCCATATGATTCATCACAGTCCAGCACAGACCACAGCTGGTAATAAATGAGTTGCAACTTTTAATTTTGGCGCAGATGAGATGAATATGCTGTCTCCGTGATACACGTTGTGGACAAAGGATCTCATACAAGGAGATGTAGTAacgctgtgtgcgtgtgtgtgtgtgggggggggggggggggcagtatgtATGTTTTGTTCTCAAGaatgctcagtggcagagcagggAGGTCTGGAGGGACTCTGTTTCTATGGCAACAAGCCAGTGGGGAAACCACTGTAAATCAAAGCATGACAGCAATATCAAGGCAATGAATGAGGGGAGGAAATATAGAGGACAGTGAGATTAGAGGGACGGGAGAGAGAACAGCAAAAAGGAAGCGGCTTGCAGTTCAGCACCTGTTCACGCTTGAGGAAGTGAAGTATAAACAACAATTAAGGAGTCGACACACCTCATTTGACTTGCCGTGATTGGTTATCTCTGTTGTGTTGGCATTTTACCAGTGTGTAATTCAAGCTTATTGGACTTGTCCAATAATAAATAGTAAAACTGAAACAAGGAGCAGATAAAAAGTGGCACGCTCACATTAATTTGCGCTATTTCCCCTACAGTGCAGCAGGCAGGTCATTGAAAcgcataatttttttctttttttttgga
This Hippocampus zosterae strain Florida chromosome 4, ASM2543408v3, whole genome shotgun sequence DNA region includes the following protein-coding sequences:
- the LOC127599397 gene encoding CD151 antigen-like isoform X2, whose product is MGAREEKKETCGTICLKYLLITFNVLFWYFVLLLFIFLLEILAGVLAYIYYRQLNEELKQNLRETMIQKYEQKTHEHVTSAVDKLQQEFKCCGSDNSSDWAKSVWIRSSDGNGRVVPDSCCKTPSELCGRGGHPSNIYKVEGGCISKLEKFIQDHLKIIGAVGVGIACVQIIGMVFTCCLYCRLKSEPY
- the LOC127599397 gene encoding CD151 antigen-like isoform X1; protein product: MGAREEKKETCGTICLKYLLITFNVLFWLAGGVVMAVGVWTLVEKSDYISLLPSMTYAASAYILVLAGAIVMVTGVLGCCATFKEQRRLLRVYFVLLLFIFLLEILAGVLAYIYYRQLNEELKQNLRETMIQKYEQKTHEHVTSAVDKLQQEFKCCGSDNSSDWAKSVWIRSSDGNGRVVPDSCCKTPSELCGRGGHPSNIYKVEGGCISKLEKFIQDHLKIIGAVGVGIACVQIIGMVFTCCLYCRLKSEPY